In a genomic window of Brassica rapa cultivar Chiifu-401-42 chromosome A10, CAAS_Brap_v3.01, whole genome shotgun sequence:
- the LOC103845855 gene encoding glucan endo-1,3-beta-glucosidase 8, whose translation MSNHWKPSTTTVIFLCITISSLSFFSSNVSALGVNWGTMATHQLPPKTVVQMLKDNNVQKVKLFDADTNTMVALAGSGIEVMVAIPNDQLKAMGSYNRAKDWVRRNITRFNDDIKIKYVAVGNEPFLTSYNGSFINLTYPALFNIQKALNEAGVGDFIKATVPSNADVYSSPPENPVPSAGRFRQDIYEEMRLIVNFLAHNKAPFTVNIYPFLSLYLSSDFPFDYAFFNGQNTVNDNGNGVVYTNVFDANFDTLLASLKELGHGDMTVIVGEVGWPTDGDKNANIPNAERFYAGLLPKLAANRGTPMRPGYIEVYLFGFIDEDAKSIAPGNFERHWGIFKYDGQPKFPADLSGEGEKKALTGAQNVQYLQNQWCMLNPNAISFSNSTNQLGDNVNYACTFSDCTALGYGSSCGNLDEVGNASYAFNMYFQVQNQKAEACDFEGLAMITTKNISRDQCNFPIQIGDPTSGHCMYSGSSVRFGLVSMLLLFMAL comes from the exons ATGAGTAATCATTGGAAACCGAGCACCACCACCGTCATCTTCCTCTGCATCACCATCTCCTCCTTATCTTTCTTCTCCAGCAACGTCTCAGCCTTGGGAGTAAACTGGGGAACAATGGCGACCCACCAGCTCCCTCCAAAGACAGTAGTACAGATGTTAAAAGACAACAACGTACAAAAAGTAAAGCTTTTCGACGCAGACACAAACACCATGGTCGCTCTTGCCGGCTCCGGCATCGAAGTAATGGTTGCAATCCCTAACGACCAGCTCAAAGCCATGGGAAGCTATAACAGAGCTAAAGACTGGGTCCGAAGAAACATCACTCGTTTCAACGACGACATCAAAATCAA GTACGTTGCCGTAGGGAACGAACCcttcttaacatcttacaaCGGATCATTCATAAACCTAACGTATCCAGCACTCTTCAACATCCAAAAAGCACTAAACGAAGCAGGAGTCGGAGACTTCATCAAAGCCACCGTACCTTCAAACGCCGACGTCTACAGCTCTCCCCCGGAGAATCCCGTCCCATCCGCGGGGAGATTCCGACAAGACATCTACGAAGAGATGAGACTCATAGTGAACTTCTTAGCTCACAACAAAGCTCCCTTCACCGTCAACATCTACCCTTTCCTTAGCCTCTACCTAAGCAGCGACTTCCCTTTCGACTACGCCTTCTTCAACGGCCAAAACACCGTCAACGATAACGGCAACGGCGTCGTCTACACTAACGTCTTCGACGCCAACTTCGACACGCTCTTGGCTTCACTCAAAGAGCTAGGACACGGAGACATGACTGTTATAGTAGGAGAAGTTGGTTGGCCAACGGACGGCGACAAGAACGCTAACATCCCAAACGCGGAACGCTTCTACGCGGGCCTTCTCCCGAAGCTAGCTGCGAACAGAGGAACACCTATGCGTCCCGGCTACATCGAAGTGTATCTCTTCGGATTCATCGACGAGGACGCGAAGAGTATAGCTCCTGGGAACTTCGAGCGTCACTGGGGTATATTCAAGTACGATGGCCAGCCGAAGTTTCCAGCAGATTTATCAGGGGAAGGTGAGAAGAAGGCCTTGACAGGAGCTCAGAATGTTCAGTACTTGCAGAATCAGTGGTGTATGTTGAATCCTAACGCGATCAGTTTCAGCAACAGTACTAACCAGCTTGGAGATAACGTGAACTACGCGTGTACTTTCTCTGACTGTACTGCGTTGGGGTATGGTTCCTCTTGTGGGAATCTTGATGAGGTTGGGAACGCTTCGTATGCGTTTAATATGTATTTTCAGGTGCAGAATCAGAAGGCGGAGGCTTGTGACTTTGAAGGGCTTGCGATGATTACTACTAAGAATATTTCGAGAGATCAGTGTAATTTCCCTATACAGATTGGTGATCCAACGTCAGGGCATTGTATGTATAGTGGTTCTAGTGTCCGGTTCGGTCTGGTTAGTATGTTACTGCTCTTTATGGCACTATGA
- the LOC103845857 gene encoding NADPH-dependent aldehyde reductase-like protein, chloroplastic: MAAASSPPYSLAGRVAIVTGSSRGIGRAIAIHLAELGAKVVINYTTRSTDADQVAAEINSSTGAGPEPVAVVFRADIWDSSHVESLFDAAEKAFNSPVHILVNSAGIVDPNYPTIANTPIDDFNRIFRVNTRGSFLCCKEAAKRLKRGGGGRIILLTSSLTEALIPGQGAYTASKAAVEAMVKILAKELKGSGITANCVSPGPVATEMFFSGKSEETVRSIIERSPFGRLGETRDIAPVVGFLASDGGEWINGQVIVANGAFLK; this comes from the exons ATGGCTGCAGCTTCTTCTCCGCCGTACTCCCTCGCCGGCCGAGTCGCGATAGTCACCGGTTCATCTCGTGGCATCGGCCGAGCCATAGCCATACACCTCGCCGAGCTCGGCGCAAAGGTAGTCATCAACTACACCACCAGATCCACTGACGCCGACCAAGTCGCCGCTGAAATCAACTCATCCACCGGTGCTGGTCCGGAACCGGTAGCCGTCGTGTTCCGCGCCGATATCTGGGACTCAAGCCATGTAGAATCTCTCTTCGACGCGGCGGAGAAAGCCTTCAACTCGCCGGTTCACATCCTGGTTAACTCGGCTGGGATCGTCGACCCCAACTACCCCACCATCGCCAACACTCCCATTGATGATTTCAATCGCATTTTCAG GGTGAACACGAGAGGATCATTCTTGTGCTGCAAAGAAGCTGCGAAGAGGCTAAAACGTGGAGGCGGTGGTCGGATCATACTCCTGACTTCTTCCTTAACCGAGGCGCTAATCCCGGGACAAGGAGCTTACACAGCATCTAAAGCAGCCGTAGAAGCAATGGTGAAGATTCTCGCCAAGGAACTCAAAGGCTCAGGGATCACTGCAAACTGTGTTTCTCCAGGTCCTGTCGCGACTGAGATGTTTTTCAGCGGGAAGAGTGAGGAAACAGTGAGGAGCATCATCGAACGGAGCCCTTTTGGTAGGCTTGGTGAGACCAGAGACATTGCTCCTGTCGTTGGTTTCTTGGCTAGTGATGGTGGTGAGTGGATCAATGGCCAAGTCATTGTTGCTAACGGTGCATTCCTCAAATGA
- the LOC103845858 gene encoding ADP-glucose phosphorylase codes for MASPTDHGGDSVETRSPELRKDPVTNRWVIFSPARAKRPTDFKSKSPENPNPKPSSCPFCIGREHECAPEIFRVPPDNDPNWKIRVIENLYPALSRNLETQSKQTGTNRSIVGFGFHDVVIEAPLHSIQLSDIDPVGIGDVMIAYRKRIEQIAKHDSINYIQVFKNHGASAGASMSHSHSQIMALPVVPPTVSSRLDGTKSYFEETGKCCLCEAKSKHFVIDESSHFVSVAPYAATYPFEVWIVPKDHSSHFHHLDDVKDVDLGGLLKLMLQKIAKQLNDPPYNYMIHTSPLKVAESQLPYTHWFLQIVPQLSGVGGFEMGSGCYINPVFPEDVAKVLREVSLA; via the exons ACTCGGTTGAGACTCGGTCTCCGGAGCTCAGAAAGGATCCGGTGACTAACCGCTGGGTCATATTCTCTCCCGCCCGAGCTAAGAGACCGACTGATTTCAAATCGAAATCTCCAGAGAACCCTAATCCCAAACCTTCCTCTTGCCCCTTCTGCATCGGCCGCGAGCACGAGTGCGCTCCGGAGATATTCCGCGTCCCGCCGGATAACGACCCGAATTGGAAAATCCGGGTCATCGAGAATCTCTACCCGGCTCTAAGCAGGAATCTCGAGACCCAGTCGAAGCAAACGGGTACGAATCGGAGTATCGTCGGGTTCGGATTCCACGACGTGGTGATCGAAGCTCCTCTTCACTCGATTCAGCTCTCCGATATCGATCCGGTGGGTATCGGCGATGTTATGATCGCCTATAGGAAGAGGATCGAGCAAATCGCGAAACACGATTCCATCAATTACATTCAG GTGTTCAAGAACCATGGCGCGTCGGCTGGAGCATCGATGAGTCACTCACACAGTCAGATAATGGCTCTCCCTGTTGTTCCTCCTACAGTTTCTTCACGACTTGATGGTACGAAAAGTTACTTCGAGGAGACTGGGAAGTGTTGTCTTTGTGAAGCTAAATCAAAACACTTTGTGATCGATGAGTCGTCTCATTTTGTTTCTGTGGCTCCTTATGCTGCTACGTATCCCTTTGAGGTTTGGATTGTTCCTAAGGATCACTCTTCCCACTTCCATCATCTTGATGACGTCAAG GATGTTGATCTTGGAGGACTTTTGAAACTCATGCTTCAGAAGATTGCAAAGCAACTAAACGACCCTCCGTATAATTACATGATCCATACTTCTCCCCTCAAGGTGGCAGAGTCACAGTTACCTTACACGCACTGGTTCTTACAGATCGTTCCTCAGCTTTCCGGGGTTGGTGGGTTTGAGATGGGCTCAGGGTGTTACATAAACCCAGTTTTCCCGGAGGATGTAGCAAAGGTTTTGCGGGAAGTTAGCCTTGCTTGA